A genomic region of Friedmanniella luteola contains the following coding sequences:
- a CDS encoding UBP-type zinc finger domain-containing protein yields the protein MTEPDDLDLTVPPSGTGCVECLDAGGWWVHLRRCASCGHIGCCDTSPAQHATAHASATGHDLIRSFEPGETWFYRYGDEAFFASGPDLAPPEHHPVDQPVPGPVGAVPADWRDHVH from the coding sequence ATGACCGAGCCCGACGACCTGGACCTGACGGTCCCGCCGAGCGGCACCGGCTGCGTCGAGTGCCTCGACGCCGGGGGCTGGTGGGTGCACCTGCGGCGTTGCGCCTCGTGCGGGCACATCGGCTGCTGCGACACCTCGCCCGCGCAGCACGCCACCGCGCACGCGAGCGCCACGGGGCACGACCTCATCCGCAGCTTCGAGCCCGGCGAGACCTGGTTCTACCGCTACGGCGACGAGGCCTTCTTCGCCTCCGGGCCAGACCTCGCGCCCCCGGAGCACCACCCGGTCGACCAGCCGGTGCCGGGTCCCGTCGGCGCGGTGCCGGCCGACTGGCGCGACCACGTCCACTGA
- a CDS encoding aminoglycoside phosphotransferase family protein — protein MPRPLPDAVGPDGRGGITVELVQRLLAQQFPRWAGLPVRPVPADGWDNRTYRLGDDLLVRLPSAAGYAAAVAKEDRWLRRLAPGLPLRVPEPVATGRPGAGYPWSWSVRRWIPGRPVLGTSPADPVTFARDLAAFLRALRALDPAEGPAPGAHCFHRGGPPAFYDAEVRAALDSLGATVDGDACRAVWASALASSWTGPPVWFHGDVAVGNLLLDDEGVLSAVLDFGTCGVGDPACDLVVTWTLLRDEARAAFRAGVGLDDATWARARGWALWKALIVLAGDATDAAGNRGVVAEVLADHARS, from the coding sequence GTGCCGCGCCCCCTGCCCGACGCCGTGGGTCCGGACGGCCGCGGCGGCATCACCGTGGAGCTCGTCCAGCGTCTCCTCGCCCAGCAGTTCCCCCGGTGGGCCGGGCTCCCCGTGCGCCCGGTGCCAGCGGACGGCTGGGACAACCGGACCTACCGGCTCGGCGACGACCTGCTCGTCCGGCTGCCCAGCGCCGCGGGCTACGCGGCCGCCGTCGCGAAGGAGGACCGGTGGCTGCGCCGCCTGGCGCCCGGGCTCCCGCTGCGGGTGCCGGAGCCGGTCGCCACCGGCCGCCCGGGGGCGGGCTACCCCTGGTCGTGGTCGGTGCGCCGGTGGATCCCCGGCCGTCCCGTGCTGGGCACGTCGCCGGCCGACCCCGTCACCTTCGCGCGCGACCTGGCCGCCTTCCTGAGGGCGCTGCGCGCGCTCGACCCGGCGGAGGGCCCGGCCCCCGGCGCGCACTGCTTCCACCGCGGTGGCCCTCCGGCCTTCTACGACGCCGAGGTGCGCGCGGCCCTGGACAGCCTGGGCGCCACCGTCGACGGCGACGCCTGCCGCGCGGTGTGGGCCAGCGCCCTGGCGTCGTCCTGGACGGGTCCGCCGGTCTGGTTCCACGGGGACGTCGCCGTCGGCAACCTGCTGCTGGACGACGAGGGCGTGCTGTCGGCCGTCCTCGACTTCGGGACGTGCGGCGTCGGCGACCCCGCCTGCGACCTGGTCGTCACCTGGACCCTGCTCCGCGACGAGGCCCGCGCCGCCTTCCGCGCGGGTGTCGGGCTGGACGACGCCACCTGGGCGCGGGCTCGGGGCTGGGCCCTGTGGAAGGCGCTGATCGTGCTGGCCGGCGACGCGACCGACGCGGCTGGCAACCGGGGCGTGGTCGCGGAGGTGCTCGCCGACCACGCCCGCAGCTGA
- a CDS encoding SDR family NAD(P)-dependent oxidoreductase, translated as MSGRLEGKTALVTGAGSGIGRGVAERFLAEGARVVVTDRDVVAARGVTEGREGALAVALDVADEASVVAGFAAAAEAGFTPDVVVANAGVQLFGRDAQVADLDLEVWQQTIAVNLTGTFLTLKHAVRALLAGSGGSIVLTGSPTGLNGEGQDFTAYSSSKAGMHGMARAVAKAYAGRGIRVNTVVPGYTETPLVSAISGNAEDRAAIISRIPLGRPGTAADVEGIMVYLASDESGYATGAIFRVDGGMTTL; from the coding sequence ATGAGCGGACGGCTCGAGGGCAAGACGGCCCTGGTCACGGGGGCCGGCTCCGGCATCGGCCGGGGCGTGGCGGAGCGCTTCCTCGCCGAGGGGGCCCGGGTGGTGGTGACGGACCGGGACGTCGTCGCAGCGCGGGGCGTCACCGAGGGCCGGGAGGGCGCGCTCGCCGTGGCGCTCGACGTGGCCGACGAGGCGAGCGTGGTGGCCGGCTTCGCCGCCGCCGCCGAGGCCGGGTTCACGCCGGACGTCGTGGTGGCCAACGCCGGCGTCCAGCTGTTCGGGCGGGACGCCCAGGTCGCCGACCTCGACCTCGAGGTGTGGCAGCAGACCATCGCGGTCAACCTCACCGGCACCTTCTTGACCCTCAAGCACGCGGTCCGGGCGCTGCTCGCCGGCTCGGGTGGGTCCATCGTCCTCACCGGCTCGCCCACCGGCCTGAACGGTGAGGGCCAGGACTTCACGGCCTACTCCAGCTCCAAGGCCGGCATGCACGGGATGGCCCGCGCCGTCGCCAAGGCCTACGCCGGCCGCGGCATCCGGGTGAACACCGTGGTGCCGGGCTACACGGAGACGCCGCTCGTCTCCGCGATCAGCGGGAACGCGGAGGACCGGGCGGCGATCATCTCCCGCATCCCGCTCGGCCGGCCGGGCACCGCGGCCGACGTCGAGGGGATCATGGTCTACCTCGCCAGCGACGAGTCCGGCTACGCGACCGGGGCGATCTTCCGCGTCGACGGCGGGATGACCACGCTCTAG
- a CDS encoding phosphogluconate dehydrogenase C-terminal domain-containing protein, with product MSTDVTTQPRTTAPLTIAVVGAGGKMGMRVSNNLQRSEHTVHYSENSPAGRQRTTDAGRTVTDTAVAVADADVVILAVPDVALAPVSAEVVPQLKTGAVVLTLDPAAAYANLLFRRADVEYAVAHPCHPSVFLQRKTEAELADTFGGIAAPQEVVAAFESDDLAKRAVAEEVITLMYAPVLSVHWVTVKQLAYLEPTLVEVVACMVGALLNEALQETIHTVGVPEPAARAMLMGHVQVALANGLRGDNPFSDACLIAMDYGRDKIVKEDWKSIFADDELDHVLKQMLHLDAIER from the coding sequence GTGAGCACCGACGTCACCACCCAGCCCCGGACCACCGCCCCCTTGACCATCGCGGTCGTCGGAGCCGGCGGGAAGATGGGCATGCGGGTCTCCAACAACCTGCAGCGCAGCGAGCACACCGTCCACTACAGCGAGAACTCGCCGGCCGGCCGGCAGCGGACGACCGACGCCGGCCGCACCGTGACCGACACCGCGGTGGCCGTCGCGGACGCCGACGTGGTCATCCTCGCGGTGCCCGACGTCGCCCTGGCGCCCGTCTCCGCCGAGGTGGTGCCCCAGCTCAAGACCGGGGCCGTCGTGCTGACGCTGGACCCGGCCGCCGCCTACGCCAACCTGCTGTTCCGCCGGGCCGACGTCGAGTACGCCGTCGCGCACCCCTGCCACCCGTCGGTCTTCCTGCAGCGCAAGACCGAGGCGGAGCTCGCGGACACCTTCGGCGGGATCGCCGCCCCGCAGGAGGTGGTCGCGGCCTTCGAGTCCGACGACCTCGCCAAGCGGGCGGTGGCCGAGGAGGTCATCACGCTCATGTACGCCCCGGTGCTCTCGGTGCACTGGGTGACCGTCAAGCAGCTGGCCTACCTCGAGCCGACGCTGGTCGAGGTCGTCGCCTGCATGGTCGGCGCCCTGCTCAACGAGGCCCTCCAGGAGACGATCCACACCGTGGGCGTCCCCGAGCCCGCGGCCCGCGCGATGTTGATGGGCCACGTGCAGGTCGCGCTGGCCAACGGCCTGCGGGGGGACAACCCCTTCTCCGACGCCTGCCTGATCGCGATGGACTACGGCCGCGACAAGATCGTCAAGGAGGACTGGAAGTCGATCTTCGCCGACGACGAGCTGGACCACGTGCTCAAGCAGATGCTCCACCTCGACGCGATCGAGCGCTGA
- a CDS encoding sugar phosphate isomerase/epimerase family protein has translation MSTGLGTYAYFWQWHPSAASPLSLEAMLERTADAGVDRFQICDYPELERWDAARLDAVRVTAEGLGVALELGTRGIGGLHLTRYLHLAERLGVSLVRSMLNAGDHRPTRDEAVRLLTAAVPAYAAGGVTLALETYEQVPVATLVDVVEVVGSPALGICLDPANCVAALELPMDTVRRTAAHVKNLHVKDFHFTRQDGWVGFSLVGCPLGEGLLPYAEMVALVDPDARGISRIVEHWLPWQGDSATTIALEQRWTEHNLSYLRSTQS, from the coding sequence GTGAGCACCGGCCTCGGCACCTACGCCTACTTCTGGCAGTGGCACCCGTCCGCCGCGAGCCCCCTGAGCCTCGAGGCGATGCTGGAGCGGACCGCGGACGCGGGCGTCGACCGCTTCCAGATCTGCGACTACCCCGAGCTCGAGCGGTGGGACGCCGCCCGGCTGGACGCCGTGCGGGTGACGGCCGAGGGCCTAGGTGTCGCGCTCGAGCTCGGCACCCGGGGGATCGGCGGGCTGCACCTCACCCGGTACCTCCACCTCGCGGAGCGGCTCGGCGTCTCCCTGGTCCGCAGCATGCTCAACGCCGGTGACCACCGGCCCACCCGCGACGAGGCCGTCCGGCTGCTCACCGCGGCGGTGCCCGCCTACGCGGCCGGCGGCGTGACCCTGGCCCTGGAGACCTACGAGCAGGTGCCGGTCGCGACCCTCGTCGACGTCGTGGAGGTGGTCGGCTCCCCGGCGCTGGGCATCTGCCTCGACCCGGCCAACTGCGTCGCCGCCCTGGAGCTGCCGATGGACACCGTGCGGCGGACCGCGGCCCACGTCAAGAACCTGCACGTCAAGGACTTCCACTTCACCCGCCAGGACGGCTGGGTGGGGTTCAGCCTCGTGGGCTGCCCGCTCGGCGAGGGCCTCCTGCCCTACGCCGAGATGGTCGCCCTCGTCGACCCCGACGCCCGCGGCATCAGCCGCATCGTCGAGCACTGGCTGCCCTGGCAGGGCGACAGCGCCACCACCATCGCGCTCGAGCAGCGCTGGACCGAGCACAACCTTTCCTACCTGAGGAGCACGCAGTCGTGA
- a CDS encoding FadR/GntR family transcriptional regulator — MPLPPPTDPAAASLGGSIASTSVVTEVTRRLLDHFTSGTVAPGSRLPPERRLAETFAVGRSAVREALAALEVLGVVEVRPGSGTYLRSSTSELLPQTLSWGMLLGEPKTRELVQVRHGLEVQAARLAATAADEAGLTALAGHLAAMRAAASDFEAFAAADLRFHQELAEQTGNVLLDQMLQSVRSLIRVWVERAVSDAEHVAVTCTEHADVLTALEGRDPVAAAAAMSAHMDSAGARLLATVEAGA; from the coding sequence GTGCCCCTCCCCCCGCCCACCGACCCGGCCGCAGCGAGCCTCGGCGGGAGCATCGCCAGCACCTCGGTGGTGACGGAGGTGACGCGCCGGCTGCTCGACCACTTCACGTCCGGCACCGTGGCGCCGGGCTCGCGGCTCCCTCCGGAACGGCGGCTGGCCGAGACGTTCGCCGTGGGCCGGTCCGCGGTGCGCGAGGCGCTGGCCGCGCTCGAGGTGCTCGGCGTGGTCGAGGTGCGCCCCGGCTCCGGCACGTACCTGCGCAGCAGCACCTCGGAGCTGCTCCCGCAGACGCTGTCCTGGGGGATGTTGCTGGGCGAGCCGAAGACGCGCGAGCTGGTCCAGGTCCGGCACGGCCTCGAGGTCCAGGCAGCCCGGCTGGCCGCCACGGCGGCCGACGAGGCGGGCCTGACCGCCCTGGCGGGCCACCTCGCGGCCATGCGCGCGGCCGCGTCCGACTTCGAGGCGTTCGCCGCCGCCGACCTGCGGTTCCACCAGGAGCTCGCCGAGCAGACGGGCAACGTGCTGCTGGACCAGATGCTGCAGAGCGTCCGGTCGCTGATCCGGGTGTGGGTCGAACGGGCGGTCAGCGATGCCGAGCACGTCGCGGTCACCTGCACCGAGCACGCCGACGTCCTCACCGCGCTCGAGGGGCGCGACCCCGTGGCGGCCGCCGCGGCCATGAGCGCGCACATGGACAGCGCCGGGGCCCGCCTGCTGGCGACGGTGGAGGCGGGCGCGTGA
- a CDS encoding glycoside hydrolase family 127 protein, producing MIETGRRSAGPIRLTDASAVRLRPATGALITGGFWAGRRAVNRDVCVPEGWDRLHEAGNFHNLELAAARVTGDYVNDLPFLDSDLYKWLEAVAWTLDDPDLGSGPADQLLRRLAESTELLGAVQQEDGYLNSHFQVRFPGERFVQLPWGHELYCAGHLIQAAVALHRSTGEDGLLAIGRRVADLAVRAFGTGPGQVDGVCGHPEIETALVELYRETGERSYLDLAVYFVDRRGHGLLGDGRFGRHYWQDHTPVRDTLTAEGHSVRQLYLLAGVADVYVETGDATLLAAVERVWSEMVATKTYLTGGIGSHHRDEAFGDPYELPNERSYCETCAAIASIHLSWRMLMITGEAKYADLLERTLYNGFLAGLSLDGKRYIYANPLQVRDGHVASGDDGDYVRVPWFRCACCPPNVMRLLASLEHYVLLSDEGSLALHQFMTGTYSAEVAGGEARLAVTTDYPWDGAVRIRVEDGPDAPWTLALRVPGWAEGAGLTVNGTAVGGGALDGWWRVERSWAAGDEVLLTLPLEPRLTAADPRLDVDRGCVALERGPLVYCLEGVDHDGHRLDDLVLAADQPLVSAAEDGELGPVVVVRATGAVRGRPAAAWWPYGSAAAVAAPAAEPAALTAVPYFTWGNRAEGAMRVWVPSA from the coding sequence ATGATCGAGACCGGCCGCCGCAGTGCGGGCCCGATCCGCCTGACCGACGCCAGCGCCGTGCGCCTGCGCCCCGCCACCGGGGCGCTGATCACCGGGGGGTTCTGGGCGGGCCGCCGCGCGGTCAACCGCGACGTCTGCGTCCCGGAGGGCTGGGACCGGCTGCACGAGGCCGGCAACTTCCACAACCTCGAGCTGGCCGCGGCCCGGGTCACCGGGGACTACGTCAACGACCTCCCCTTCCTCGACTCGGACCTCTACAAGTGGCTGGAGGCGGTGGCCTGGACCCTCGACGACCCCGACCTCGGGTCGGGACCGGCAGACCAGCTGCTCCGCCGGCTCGCCGAGAGCACCGAGCTGCTGGGCGCCGTGCAGCAGGAGGACGGCTACCTCAACTCCCACTTCCAGGTGCGCTTCCCCGGCGAGCGGTTCGTCCAGCTGCCCTGGGGGCACGAGCTGTACTGCGCCGGCCACCTCATCCAGGCCGCCGTCGCCCTGCACCGCAGCACCGGCGAGGACGGCCTGCTGGCCATCGGCCGTCGCGTCGCTGACCTCGCCGTCCGCGCCTTCGGCACCGGTCCGGGCCAGGTCGACGGCGTCTGCGGGCACCCGGAGATCGAGACGGCGCTGGTCGAGCTGTACCGGGAGACCGGCGAGCGCTCCTACCTCGACCTGGCCGTCTACTTCGTCGACCGTCGTGGGCACGGCCTGCTGGGCGACGGCCGGTTCGGGCGGCACTACTGGCAGGACCACACCCCGGTGCGGGACACCCTGACGGCCGAGGGGCACTCGGTGCGGCAGCTCTACCTGCTGGCCGGGGTGGCTGACGTCTACGTCGAGACCGGGGACGCCACGCTGCTCGCCGCCGTCGAGCGCGTGTGGTCGGAGATGGTCGCCACCAAGACCTACCTGACCGGCGGCATCGGGTCCCACCACCGCGACGAGGCCTTCGGCGACCCGTACGAGCTGCCGAACGAGCGCAGCTACTGCGAGACCTGCGCTGCCATCGCCTCGATCCACCTGAGCTGGCGGATGCTGATGATCACCGGCGAGGCCAAGTACGCCGACCTGCTGGAGCGGACGCTGTACAACGGCTTCCTGGCCGGGCTGTCGCTGGACGGCAAGCGCTACATCTACGCCAACCCGCTGCAGGTCCGCGACGGCCACGTCGCCAGCGGCGACGACGGCGACTACGTCCGGGTGCCCTGGTTCCGCTGCGCCTGCTGCCCGCCGAACGTCATGCGGCTGCTCGCCTCGCTGGAGCACTACGTGCTGCTGTCCGACGAGGGCTCCCTGGCCCTGCACCAGTTCATGACCGGCACCTACTCCGCCGAGGTCGCGGGCGGGGAGGCGCGGCTGGCCGTCACCACGGACTACCCCTGGGACGGCGCGGTCCGGATCCGGGTGGAGGACGGGCCGGACGCCCCCTGGACCCTCGCCCTCCGGGTGCCCGGCTGGGCGGAGGGCGCCGGCCTGACGGTCAACGGCACGGCGGTCGGGGGCGGCGCCCTCGACGGCTGGTGGCGCGTCGAGCGGTCCTGGGCGGCCGGCGACGAGGTGCTGCTCACCCTGCCGCTGGAGCCGCGGCTGACCGCCGCCGACCCACGCCTCGACGTCGACCGCGGGTGCGTCGCGCTCGAGCGGGGGCCGCTCGTCTACTGCCTCGAGGGCGTCGACCACGACGGGCACCGCCTGGACGACCTCGTCCTGGCCGCCGACCAGCCCCTGGTCAGCGCCGCCGAGGACGGCGAGCTCGGACCCGTCGTGGTGGTCCGGGCGACCGGCGCCGTGCGCGGCCGGCCCGCCGCGGCCTGGTGGCCCTACGGCAGCGCGGCGGCGGTGGCGGCCCCGGCCGCGGAGCCCGCGGCCCTCACCGCCGTGCCCTACTTCACCTGGGGCAACCGTGCCGAGGGGGCCATGCGCGTCTGGGTGCCGAGCGCCTGA
- a CDS encoding carbohydrate ABC transporter permease, which yields MRTMIGDVRSTVPRLVWWVICLALTVMFLYPLFVMLSMAFKGPTEAGLIPPTLFPHDLSLANFRRLGSVQGLNVFGNVLNSVAVTLGATAGTIVLSTLAGYAFARARFPGSGVLFFLALATFMIPFQAVITPLFKVMQTLHLNNSLLGLTIVYITFNLPFGLFIMRNSFAALPASLEEAALVDGCGILGALRSVLLPVVMPGVITTALLTFFASWNEFFAALILITEQDKFTLPVTLTLVSSGQFGTVNWGSLQAGVALTIIPCIVVYVLLQRYYVSGMLSGALK from the coding sequence ATGCGCACGATGATCGGGGACGTCCGTTCCACGGTGCCCCGGCTGGTCTGGTGGGTGATCTGCCTGGCCCTGACGGTGATGTTCCTGTACCCGCTGTTCGTGATGCTCTCGATGGCCTTCAAGGGCCCGACCGAGGCCGGGCTGATCCCGCCGACCCTGTTCCCGCACGACCTGAGCCTGGCCAACTTCCGGCGGCTCGGCAGCGTGCAGGGGCTCAACGTGTTCGGCAACGTGCTCAACAGCGTCGCCGTGACCCTCGGGGCGACGGCCGGCACCATCGTGCTCAGCACCCTCGCGGGGTACGCCTTCGCCCGCGCCCGCTTCCCCGGCAGCGGCGTGCTGTTCTTCCTCGCCCTGGCCACCTTCATGATCCCGTTCCAGGCGGTGATCACGCCGCTGTTCAAGGTGATGCAGACGCTGCACCTCAACAACTCCCTGCTGGGGCTGACGATCGTCTACATCACGTTCAACCTGCCGTTCGGGCTGTTCATCATGCGCAACTCGTTCGCCGCCCTGCCCGCCAGCCTCGAGGAGGCGGCGCTGGTCGACGGCTGCGGGATCCTCGGCGCCCTCCGGAGCGTGCTGCTGCCGGTCGTCATGCCGGGGGTGATCACCACGGCGCTGCTGACCTTCTTCGCCAGCTGGAACGAGTTCTTCGCCGCCCTGATCCTGATCACCGAGCAGGACAAGTTCACCCTGCCCGTGACCCTGACGCTCGTCTCCAGCGGCCAGTTCGGCACGGTCAACTGGGGCTCGCTGCAGGCCGGTGTCGCCCTGACGATCATCCCGTGCATCGTGGTCTACGTGCTCCTGCAGCGCTACTACGTGAGCGGCATGCTCAGCGGCGCCCTCAAGTGA
- a CDS encoding carbohydrate ABC transporter permease, which yields MTSLAPGRALRSADAPTPPRSGRRRGSTARRRSLLGLAMAAPALVLVTVFFLVPLVLTFWMSLHNWPLLGRARFVGLDNYTRALGDDNFLRALRFTLLYTVVITPLLLVLGLFLALLVRRPVRGARFFQSVFFMPVCIGLASGSFLWLYLGQSQIGPLFDLLRRAGVVDSEDNLFAGGGTALALVIAMVTWKVVGLQMLLLLSGLQSIPDDVVEAARIDGAGGWQLFRSITLPLLRPTLALVLVFSVAGSLLAFDQFFIMTGGGPSNSTITAVYQIYRISFTSFRLGYGAALSVLLMVILAAVSAVQMLLLRNTDHN from the coding sequence ATGACCTCCCTGGCTCCCGGCCGTGCCCTGCGGTCCGCCGACGCGCCGACGCCGCCCCGCTCGGGCCGCCGGCGCGGCAGCACGGCTCGACGCCGGTCCCTGCTGGGCCTGGCCATGGCCGCCCCGGCGCTGGTGCTGGTGACGGTGTTCTTCCTCGTCCCGCTGGTGCTGACCTTCTGGATGTCCCTGCACAACTGGCCGCTGCTGGGCCGTGCCCGGTTCGTCGGGCTCGACAACTACACGCGCGCCCTCGGCGACGACAACTTCCTGCGTGCGCTGAGGTTCACGCTGCTCTACACCGTGGTGATCACGCCGCTGCTGCTGGTGCTGGGGCTGTTCCTGGCCCTGCTGGTCCGCCGGCCCGTCCGCGGGGCGCGGTTCTTCCAGTCCGTCTTCTTCATGCCGGTCTGCATCGGTCTGGCCTCGGGCTCGTTCCTCTGGCTCTACCTCGGCCAGTCCCAGATCGGCCCGCTGTTCGACCTGCTGCGCCGTGCCGGGGTGGTGGACAGCGAGGACAACCTCTTCGCCGGGGGCGGGACCGCGCTGGCCCTCGTCATCGCGATGGTCACCTGGAAGGTCGTCGGTCTGCAGATGCTCCTGCTGCTCTCGGGCCTGCAGTCGATCCCGGACGACGTGGTCGAGGCCGCCCGGATCGACGGCGCCGGCGGCTGGCAGCTGTTCCGCTCGATCACCCTGCCGCTGCTGCGGCCGACGCTCGCCCTGGTGCTGGTGTTCTCGGTCGCCGGCTCCCTGCTGGCCTTCGACCAGTTCTTCATCATGACCGGCGGCGGGCCGTCGAACTCCACCATCACCGCCGTCTACCAGATCTACCGGATCAGCTTCACCAGCTTCCGGCTGGGCTACGGCGCCGCCCTCTCGGTGCTGCTGATGGTCATCCTCGCCGCGGTCAGCGCGGTGCAGATGCTCCTGCTGCGCAACACCGACCACAACTGA
- a CDS encoding ABC transporter substrate-binding protein: MRDPRWKIGALLSAVAMMAAACSGGGGGGDTGGEGGSDAAPTGTITVWARDSQQVFMSKLVDLYNKNHAVQAKVTVIPAASFVQKLGTAASSGSGPDVASIDLVYAPYFASAGALEDITELSDALPYKDALSPSHRALSTWEGATYALPFTAEASALYYNKDLFEKAGLDPEKPPTTYAEIREAAQKIRALGKDYYGFTFAGACGGCNVFELTPHVWASGGDVLSADGKTASLDSPQMTAALQLYRDMWTDGSIPSAAKNDAGTQQVPLFTSGKLGMTPLGAFAIPTIEQAKINFGVTPLPGQDGGTGSFAGGDVISVMTGTKNQAGAQDFVRWATDSEAQDFLAHNGSVPVRTDLVGTIYAPQGEPYKVFGDLMGIGKTPYSVVENPIFNDNNGPWIKMINDATFGGDIAGAQAAGQQAAQALIDDAG, encoded by the coding sequence ATGCGAGACCCCAGGTGGAAGATCGGTGCACTGCTGAGCGCCGTGGCGATGATGGCCGCCGCGTGCAGCGGCGGAGGTGGCGGTGGCGACACCGGTGGTGAGGGCGGGAGCGACGCGGCCCCGACGGGCACCATCACCGTCTGGGCCCGCGACTCGCAGCAGGTGTTCATGAGCAAGCTGGTCGACCTGTACAACAAGAACCACGCGGTGCAGGCGAAGGTCACCGTCATCCCGGCTGCCAGCTTCGTGCAGAAGCTGGGGACGGCGGCCTCCTCGGGCAGCGGGCCGGACGTGGCCTCCATCGACCTCGTCTACGCGCCCTACTTCGCCTCGGCCGGCGCGCTGGAGGACATCACGGAGCTGTCCGACGCGCTGCCCTACAAGGACGCGCTGAGCCCCTCCCACCGTGCGCTCTCCACCTGGGAGGGCGCCACCTACGCCCTGCCCTTCACCGCGGAGGCGTCGGCGCTCTACTACAACAAGGACCTCTTCGAGAAGGCCGGCCTCGACCCGGAGAAGCCGCCGACCACCTACGCGGAGATCCGCGAGGCGGCGCAGAAGATCCGCGCCCTCGGCAAGGACTACTACGGCTTCACGTTCGCCGGCGCGTGCGGCGGCTGCAACGTCTTCGAGCTCACCCCGCACGTCTGGGCCAGCGGCGGGGACGTCCTGTCCGCCGACGGGAAGACGGCCTCGCTGGACTCACCGCAGATGACGGCGGCCCTGCAGCTCTACCGGGACATGTGGACCGACGGCTCGATCCCGAGCGCGGCCAAGAACGACGCCGGGACCCAGCAGGTCCCGCTGTTCACCAGCGGCAAGCTGGGCATGACGCCGCTCGGCGCCTTCGCGATCCCGACGATCGAGCAGGCCAAGATCAACTTCGGGGTCACCCCGCTGCCCGGCCAGGACGGCGGCACGGGATCCTTCGCCGGTGGCGACGTGATCTCGGTCATGACCGGGACCAAGAACCAGGCGGGTGCCCAGGACTTCGTGAGGTGGGCGACGGACTCCGAGGCCCAGGACTTCCTCGCCCACAACGGCAGCGTGCCCGTCCGGACCGACCTCGTCGGCACCATCTACGCGCCCCAGGGCGAGCCCTACAAGGTGTTCGGTGACCTGATGGGCATCGGCAAGACGCCCTACAGCGTCGTCGAGAACCCGATCTTCAACGACAACAACGGGCCCTGGATCAAGATGATCAACGACGCCACGTTCGGCGGCGACATCGCCGGCGCCCAGGCCGCGGGCCAGCAGGCGGCGCAGGCGCTGATCGACGACGCGGGCTGA
- a CDS encoding LacI family DNA-binding transcriptional regulator → MRSRSAPPTVRDVAARAGVSPGTVSKALNGTGQLRAATRDRVAAAAEELGFRPNHLAKSLLEGRTYTVGILTSDSFGRFTTPVMVGIEDALGAGRMSTLLCDGRGDPLRERHYVQELLNRRVDGLVVTGRRPDPRPSLGRLPIPVVYVLVQSDDPEDLSLTYDDVQGAALATEHLVASGRKRFAHVSGPERHWSTQRRREGVGRALEAADLPLAPELVLLGQWSEAWGRTAAAQLLRRDSGVDAVVCGSDQIARGVADGLREAGADVPGRVAVVGFDNWDVMVEAARPPLTTVDPNLTALGQHAATRLMDAIDGKELPRGVHRQPCDLVVRQSSV, encoded by the coding sequence ATGCGGTCGCGGTCAGCCCCGCCGACGGTGCGCGACGTCGCCGCTCGCGCGGGGGTCTCCCCCGGGACGGTGTCGAAGGCGCTGAACGGCACCGGGCAGCTGCGGGCGGCCACCCGGGACCGGGTGGCGGCGGCGGCCGAGGAGCTGGGGTTCCGGCCCAACCACCTCGCCAAGAGCCTGCTGGAGGGCCGGACCTACACGGTCGGCATCCTCACCAGCGACAGCTTCGGCCGCTTCACCACCCCCGTGATGGTCGGCATCGAGGACGCGCTGGGCGCCGGCCGGATGTCGACCCTGCTGTGCGACGGCCGGGGCGACCCGCTGCGCGAGCGGCACTACGTGCAGGAGCTGCTGAACCGCCGGGTGGACGGGCTGGTGGTGACGGGTCGCCGGCCCGACCCCCGGCCGTCGCTGGGCCGCCTGCCGATCCCCGTCGTCTACGTCCTGGTGCAGTCCGACGACCCGGAGGACCTGTCCCTCACCTACGACGACGTCCAGGGCGCCGCGCTGGCCACCGAGCACCTCGTGGCGTCGGGGCGGAAACGCTTTGCCCACGTCAGCGGGCCCGAGCGGCACTGGTCGACCCAGCGTCGCCGGGAGGGCGTGGGGCGCGCCCTGGAGGCGGCCGACCTCCCGTTGGCCCCGGAGCTGGTGCTGCTCGGCCAGTGGAGCGAGGCCTGGGGACGGACGGCCGCCGCCCAGCTGCTGCGGCGGGACTCGGGCGTCGACGCGGTGGTCTGCGGGAGCGACCAGATCGCGCGCGGGGTGGCTGACGGCCTGCGCGAGGCGGGCGCCGACGTACCGGGCCGGGTGGCCGTCGTCGGCTTCGACAACTGGGACGTCATGGTGGAGGCCGCGCGCCCCCCGCTCACCACCGTCGACCCCAACCTGACCGCCCTCGGCCAGCACGCGGCGACCCGGCTGATGGACGCCATCGACGGCAAGGAGCTGCCGCGCGGCGTGCACCGGCAGCCCTGCGACCTCGTGGTCCGGCAGTCCTCGGTCTGA